Proteins encoded by one window of Methanothermobacter sp. K4:
- the ilvD gene encoding dihydroxy-acid dehydratase — protein MKSDTIKRGIQRAPHRSLLRACGLTDQDFEKPFIGIANSYTDIVPGHLHLRELADEVRAGINAAGGVAFEFNTMAICDGIAMNHEGMKYSLASREIVADTVESMAKAHALDGLVLLPTCDKIVPGMLMAAARLDIPSIVVTGGPMLPGEFQGKKVDLINVYEGVGAVSAGEMSEDELDKLERCACPGPGSCAGLFTANTMACLTEALGMSLPGCATAHAVSSKKRQIARLSGHRIVEMVKENLKPTGIMSREAFENAVMVDLALGGSTNSALHIPAIAAEIEGLGINLDVFDELSRRIPHIASISPAGEHMMIDLDRAGGIQAVMKTLRDHLNTSCMTCTGKTVAENMRDARVRDATVIRPLDDPVHREGGLAILHGNLAPRGSVVKQGAVAEDMLVHEGPARVFESEDECVDAIFNGEIAEGDVIVIRYEGPKGGPGMREMLNPTSAIAGMGLERVALITDGRFSGGTRGPCVGHVSPEAMEDGPIAAVRDGDTIRIDIPSRKLEVDLTEDEIKRRLESAEKPERHVKGWLARYRKLAGSADTGAILR, from the coding sequence ATGAAAAGTGATACCATAAAGAGGGGAATACAGAGGGCGCCCCACCGCTCCCTCCTCAGAGCATGTGGCCTGACAGACCAGGACTTTGAAAAGCCATTTATAGGGATAGCCAACAGCTACACCGATATCGTGCCAGGGCACCTGCACCTCAGAGAACTTGCAGATGAGGTTAGAGCTGGAATCAACGCTGCGGGTGGAGTTGCATTTGAATTCAACACCATGGCCATATGCGACGGGATAGCCATGAACCATGAGGGCATGAAGTACTCCCTTGCATCAAGGGAGATAGTCGCAGATACAGTGGAGAGCATGGCAAAGGCCCACGCCCTTGACGGACTTGTCCTTCTCCCAACCTGTGATAAGATAGTCCCGGGTATGCTGATGGCCGCTGCAAGACTTGACATACCATCAATAGTGGTCACCGGCGGCCCCATGCTACCCGGAGAATTCCAGGGAAAGAAGGTTGACCTCATAAATGTATATGAGGGTGTGGGCGCCGTTAGCGCAGGTGAAATGAGTGAGGATGAACTTGACAAACTCGAAAGATGCGCCTGTCCAGGTCCAGGTTCATGTGCAGGACTCTTCACAGCCAACACCATGGCCTGCCTAACAGAGGCCCTGGGTATGAGCCTACCTGGATGCGCAACTGCACATGCTGTAAGCTCAAAAAAGAGGCAGATTGCAAGGCTCTCAGGTCACAGGATAGTGGAAATGGTCAAGGAAAACCTTAAACCCACAGGGATAATGAGCAGGGAGGCATTTGAGAACGCTGTGATGGTGGACCTTGCACTTGGGGGGTCAACCAACAGTGCACTCCACATCCCGGCCATAGCAGCTGAGATAGAGGGCCTTGGCATCAACCTCGATGTCTTTGATGAGCTGAGCCGTAGAATACCCCACATAGCATCAATCTCACCCGCAGGTGAGCATATGATGATAGACCTTGATAGGGCCGGGGGAATACAGGCCGTCATGAAAACCCTCAGGGACCACCTCAACACCAGCTGCATGACCTGCACAGGAAAAACCGTCGCTGAGAACATGAGAGATGCCAGGGTGAGGGACGCCACAGTTATAAGACCCCTGGATGACCCGGTCCACAGGGAGGGTGGCCTCGCCATACTCCATGGTAACCTGGCGCCCAGGGGCTCTGTGGTGAAGCAGGGAGCCGTTGCAGAGGATATGCTTGTCCATGAGGGCCCAGCAAGGGTATTTGAGAGCGAAGACGAATGTGTTGATGCAATATTCAATGGAGAGATAGCCGAGGGTGATGTTATCGTCATAAGATACGAGGGACCCAAGGGTGGCCCGGGTATGAGGGAGATGCTGAACCCCACCTCTGCAATTGCAGGTATGGGACTTGAAAGGGTGGCCCTAATAACCGATGGAAGGTTCTCAGGGGGTACCAGGGGACCATGCGTGGGACATGTCTCCCCTGAGGCAATGGAGGATGGACCCATAGCAGCTGTAAGGGATGGGGACACAATAAGAATAGATATACCCTCAAGAAAACTTGAGGTTGATCTGACAGAAGATGAGATCAAAAGAAGGCTTGAATCTGCAGAAAAACCGGAACGCCATGTTAAGGGATGGCTCGCACGCTACAGAAAACTCGCAGGTTCAGCAGATACAGGCGCCATTCTGAGATAG
- a CDS encoding signal peptidase I: MSDDKREWLEAAAYILLLLLAVVASQHMNVVVSGSMEPVFYRGDIVIIEKSNFFGINELNPENIQKGDIIIYDATWFPEPVIHRVIAVEKDKTGKKYYITKGDNNPTPDPAPVYPSQVEARVITVGSNPLMIPKVGYITLWLKGL; this comes from the coding sequence ATGAGTGATGATAAAAGGGAATGGCTTGAGGCAGCAGCATACATTCTCCTCCTCTTACTTGCTGTTGTTGCATCACAGCACATGAACGTGGTTGTATCAGGAAGCATGGAGCCCGTCTTCTACAGGGGAGACATAGTGATAATCGAGAAGAGCAACTTCTTCGGCATAAATGAACTGAACCCTGAAAACATACAGAAGGGTGACATAATAATCTATGACGCTACATGGTTCCCTGAGCCGGTTATACACCGGGTTATAGCCGTAGAAAAGGATAAAACAGGCAAAAAATACTACATCACGAAGGGCGACAACAACCCAACACCTGACCCTGCGCCTGTCTACCCATCACAGGTCGAGGCAAGGGTCATAACTGTGGGTTCAAATCCACTCATGATACCCAAGGTGGGCTACATAACACTCTGGCTTAAGGGACTCTGA
- the argS gene encoding arginine--tRNA ligase, with product MFRYIENSARDSIIEALEKLQLPAPSEIKLEEPPNPQLGDLACTVAFEIAGELKRPPMEITSDIMSVIETPEIFEAVESKGPYINFFVDYGKLSGKLLEIMDDDYGSHPERGERIILEHTSANPNGPLHIGHIRNAIIGDSLARILRKAGYDVETQYYVNDMGRQIAMIVWGLLNLHKNLDDYPGDKRDHRVGRLYLEVNQKLGEDPGVKDDVDELLRKYEAGENEETFREVVDYCLDGMKETMRRLHVHHDRFVWEGELVRDGTVGEVIESLRKTGLTRENEVLYLDLEEFGIEKELVLTRSDGTSLYSTRDIAYHLQKSREGDILIDVLGSDHKLAAEQVGVAVGLLGGKKPEVIFYEFITLPEGSMSTRRGVFISVDELMDEAHRRALEEVKKRRELPDDVADEIAEAIGNGAIRYYIARLSPEKHIVFRWDDALSFERGCASIQYAHARACKLLKKASFNGDEDIEDGWEPEDDEKELVRLLARFPVVVEEAAMARRVHPVAQYVQDLANAFNSFYRSTPVIGSEFEGARLRLVDSVRIVIRNALGLLGIHAPETM from the coding sequence TTGTTCAGATACATTGAAAACAGTGCAAGGGATTCAATAATTGAAGCGCTTGAGAAGCTCCAGCTACCAGCACCATCAGAGATCAAACTGGAGGAACCCCCAAACCCCCAGCTGGGGGATCTTGCATGCACGGTGGCCTTTGAAATCGCAGGTGAACTCAAAAGACCGCCAATGGAGATAACCTCAGATATAATGTCGGTTATTGAAACTCCTGAGATCTTTGAGGCCGTCGAATCAAAGGGACCCTACATAAACTTCTTTGTTGACTATGGGAAGCTTTCAGGAAAACTCCTTGAAATCATGGACGATGACTACGGGTCCCATCCAGAGAGGGGTGAGAGGATAATACTTGAGCACACCTCTGCAAACCCCAACGGTCCGCTGCACATAGGACATATAAGGAATGCCATCATCGGGGACTCACTTGCCAGGATACTCAGAAAGGCAGGATACGATGTTGAAACCCAGTACTATGTCAATGACATGGGGCGCCAGATAGCCATGATAGTCTGGGGCCTCCTGAACCTCCATAAAAACCTGGACGACTACCCCGGCGATAAGAGGGACCACAGGGTTGGAAGGCTCTACCTTGAGGTTAACCAGAAACTCGGGGAGGATCCGGGTGTAAAGGACGATGTGGACGAACTCCTGAGGAAGTACGAGGCCGGTGAGAACGAGGAAACCTTCAGGGAGGTTGTTGATTACTGCCTCGATGGGATGAAGGAGACCATGAGGAGGCTCCATGTCCACCACGACAGGTTCGTTTGGGAGGGGGAACTGGTGAGGGATGGGACGGTTGGTGAGGTTATAGAATCCCTCAGAAAAACGGGACTCACCAGGGAAAATGAGGTCCTCTACCTTGACCTTGAGGAGTTCGGCATTGAAAAGGAGCTTGTGCTCACCCGCTCAGATGGAACATCCCTCTACTCAACAAGGGACATAGCATACCATCTCCAGAAGTCCCGTGAAGGGGATATTCTCATTGACGTCCTTGGATCAGACCATAAACTTGCAGCAGAGCAGGTGGGAGTCGCTGTAGGCCTCCTTGGTGGTAAGAAACCAGAGGTCATATTCTATGAGTTCATAACACTTCCAGAGGGCTCAATGTCCACGAGGAGGGGCGTCTTCATATCAGTGGATGAGCTGATGGATGAGGCCCACAGAAGGGCACTTGAGGAGGTTAAAAAGAGAAGAGAACTTCCAGATGACGTCGCAGATGAAATCGCCGAGGCCATCGGCAACGGGGCCATAAGGTACTATATAGCACGCCTTTCACCCGAGAAGCATATTGTATTCAGGTGGGATGATGCCCTCAGCTTTGAACGTGGCTGTGCATCAATACAGTACGCCCATGCAAGGGCATGCAAACTCCTCAAGAAGGCATCCTTCAATGGTGATGAGGACATCGAAGACGGCTGGGAACCTGAAGACGACGAAAAGGAACTTGTGCGTCTCCTTGCCCGTTTCCCTGTGGTTGTTGAGGAGGCCGCAATGGCAAGGAGGGTTCACCCCGTGGCACAGTACGTGCAGGACCTTGCAAATGCCTTCAACAGTTTCTACAGATCCACACCTGTCATCGGGTCCGAATTTGAGGGTGCAAGGCTGAGACTCGTTGATTCTGTTAGAATCGTAATCAGAAATGCCCTTGGTCTTCTGGGTATACATGCCCCGGAGACCATGTAA
- the argF gene encoding ornithine carbamoyltransferase, with translation MRHLLSVCDMEDVVALLDLADDYKAGEIPEKVLEGRTLAMIFEKSSTRTRVSFEVGASQLGAQPLYLSASDLQLGRGEPIADTARTLSRYVDGIMIRAIRHSDVVELASESSVPVINGLTDLEHPCQALADMQTVREKLGDFNGKLVFVGDGNNVCNSLLLITAMLGMDMDVACPPGYEPHPEITAKAEKISRKTGSKIRVLHDPEEAVDGADVVYTDVWVSMGYEEEADERLRVFRPYQVNLDLMKLASPDAIFMHCLPAVRGQETTSEVIDGPQSVVWDQAENR, from the coding sequence ATGAGGCATCTTCTATCTGTATGTGACATGGAAGACGTGGTGGCACTCCTTGACCTTGCAGATGACTACAAGGCAGGGGAAATCCCAGAGAAGGTCCTTGAGGGCAGGACCCTTGCAATGATCTTTGAGAAATCATCAACAAGGACCAGGGTCTCCTTTGAGGTTGGAGCATCCCAGCTGGGTGCACAGCCCCTCTATCTATCTGCATCAGACCTGCAGCTTGGAAGGGGGGAGCCAATAGCAGACACCGCAAGGACCCTCAGCAGATACGTTGATGGAATCATGATAAGGGCTATAAGGCACTCAGATGTGGTTGAACTGGCATCAGAGTCTTCTGTACCTGTTATAAATGGGCTTACGGATCTTGAACACCCATGCCAGGCGCTGGCTGACATGCAGACTGTGAGGGAGAAACTGGGGGACTTCAACGGTAAACTGGTATTCGTGGGGGATGGTAACAACGTCTGCAACTCACTGCTCCTCATAACAGCAATGCTGGGGATGGACATGGACGTTGCCTGCCCACCAGGCTATGAACCCCACCCGGAAATCACTGCAAAGGCAGAGAAAATCTCCAGAAAAACTGGTTCAAAGATAAGGGTGCTCCATGATCCTGAGGAAGCCGTTGATGGTGCGGATGTTGTCTACACCGATGTCTGGGTAAGCATGGGCTATGAGGAAGAGGCAGATGAACGCCTCAGGGTATTCAGACCATATCAGGTGAACCTGGATCTAATGAAACTCGCATCCCCTGATGCCATATTCATGCACTGTCTTCCGGCTGTGAGGGGGCAGGAGACAACCTCTGAGGTCATCGACGGGCCGCAGTCAGTTGTCTGGGATCAGGCAGAGAACAGGC